In Flavivirga abyssicola, the following are encoded in one genomic region:
- the fahA gene encoding fumarylacetoacetase, which translates to MPLSANNPDRKSWLHVDKNSDFPIQNIPFGVFLTRDDIITIGTRIGDTAIDLGALHQLGYFKGIPLTEDIFLQDTLNDFIADGRKTWRSVRNRIADIFDSENTTLKNNKKHKEIVLFRLDEIEMQLPVHIGDYTDFYSSKEHATNVGTMFRDPDNALLPNWLHIPVGYHGRSSSIIPSGIPVHRPQGQTLPADAKAPVFGPSKLVDFELEMAFITTDANDLGEPIPIEEAEEYIFGLVLFNDWSARDIQKWEYVPLGPFLAKNFASSISPWIVTLDALEPYRVEGPKAIKPQLDYLKYKGKKSFDINLEVSIQPQGAKETVVSKSNFKHMYWNMAQQLTHHTVNGCPVNSGDMMGSGTISGPTPGSYGSMLELSWRGEKPLKMNDGSERKFINDHDTVIMRGFCEKDGTRIGFGEVSTKLLPVFNPKKIK; encoded by the coding sequence ATGCCATTATCAGCTAACAATCCAGATAGAAAGTCGTGGTTACACGTAGATAAAAATTCAGATTTTCCAATTCAGAATATTCCTTTCGGGGTTTTCTTAACTCGAGACGATATTATTACTATAGGAACTCGTATTGGTGATACCGCTATAGATCTGGGTGCCTTACATCAATTAGGGTATTTTAAAGGGATTCCTTTAACAGAAGATATTTTTCTTCAAGATACTTTAAATGATTTTATTGCAGATGGTAGAAAAACATGGCGTTCGGTACGCAACAGAATTGCAGATATTTTCGATTCAGAAAACACGACGCTTAAAAACAACAAGAAACATAAAGAGATTGTATTATTTCGTTTAGATGAAATTGAAATGCAATTACCTGTACATATAGGAGATTATACAGATTTCTATTCAAGTAAAGAGCATGCTACAAATGTAGGCACCATGTTTAGAGATCCTGATAATGCCTTATTACCAAACTGGCTACATATTCCTGTTGGGTATCATGGTAGAAGTTCTTCCATTATTCCTTCTGGAATTCCAGTTCACAGACCTCAAGGACAAACATTGCCCGCAGATGCAAAAGCACCTGTTTTTGGCCCAAGTAAATTAGTCGATTTTGAATTAGAAATGGCGTTTATAACAACTGACGCTAATGATTTGGGAGAACCTATTCCTATAGAGGAAGCTGAAGAATATATTTTTGGACTCGTATTATTTAACGATTGGAGTGCTAGAGACATTCAAAAATGGGAATATGTTCCATTAGGACCATTTTTAGCGAAAAACTTTGCTTCTTCAATCTCTCCATGGATTGTAACACTTGATGCCTTAGAGCCTTACAGAGTTGAAGGGCCTAAAGCTATAAAACCACAATTAGACTACCTTAAATATAAAGGAAAGAAAAGCTTCGATATTAATTTAGAGGTATCCATTCAGCCTCAAGGTGCTAAAGAGACCGTAGTAAGTAAATCAAACTTTAAACATATGTACTGGAATATGGCACAACAATTAACACATCATACTGTTAATGGTTGCCCTGTAAATTCTGGAGATATGATGGGAAGTGGTACTATTTCTGGTCCTACCCCAGGTTCTTATGGCTCCATGCTGGAACTTTCATGGCGAGGTGAAAAACCACTTAAAATGAATGATGGTTCGGAACGTAAGTTTATTAATGACCATGATACTGTTATTATGAGAGGATTTTGTGAAAAAGATGGAACACGCATTGGTTTTGGTGAAGTTTCTACGAAATTACTTCCAGTTTTTAATCCTAAAAAAATTAAATAA
- a CDS encoding nuclear transport factor 2 family protein encodes MVVKKNEIGNKDIENEKIALLNRVEAFNTAFKVCNIAKLESMLTENYRHTNGISKPIDKRAWVNYLRTRKAQIEKGELVVNTYEMKDTEVELYNNHTAILTAKIVVSSKKQGEIQNNEYRVTNIWIKDDGIWKRAGFHDGKIQ; translated from the coding sequence TTGGTTGTAAAAAAAAATGAAATAGGGAATAAGGATATAGAGAATGAAAAAATAGCTTTATTAAATAGAGTTGAAGCTTTTAATACAGCCTTTAAAGTATGTAACATTGCGAAATTAGAATCGATGCTTACTGAAAATTACAGACATACTAATGGTATTTCAAAACCAATAGATAAAAGGGCCTGGGTAAATTATTTGAGAACTAGAAAAGCGCAGATTGAAAAAGGTGAACTTGTTGTTAATACCTATGAAATGAAGGACACCGAAGTTGAGCTATATAATAATCATACGGCGATACTAACAGCAAAAATAGTGGTCTCTTCAAAGAAGCAAGGCGAAATTCAAAACAACGAATATAGAGTGACAAATATTTGGATAAAAGATGATGGAATCTGGAAACGGGCAGGATTCCATGATGGTAAAATTCAATAA
- a CDS encoding DUF885 domain-containing protein — MNRFVLFFIIVLLVSCKDENTKKNQAATVLNFSKLLDGYNEEGYELDPMKATNAGDNRFNTKFPDFLSDEYKSKKKAYYMKYKIALAEIDESLLTETEKMSKAVLEWDCYINLEAIAFKKDLMPIDQMWSKNLDFNQLAGGTNAQPFKTVKDYKDWLIRVEAYLVWLNSAKLKMKEGIKTGYVLPKSLIIKVIPQFESLSEGRVEDHLYFSPIKNIPEVFTDEERKELTKIYTDVIANKIIPVHKQMVEFLTGDYLKNGRTSSGINDTPLGDAYYAHQVKKHTTTNMTANEIHELGLREVARIRSEMEAVKEDVGFEGDLKAFFNHVRTSKELMPFTERSQVIAFYDSIHKVMQPQIDKLFGNQPKTGFEVRRTEPFREKSAAANYNAGSLDGTRPGIFYTPIPDVEKYNVFDKEDLFLHEAIPGHHFQISLAQENTELPDFRKTLWYSAYGEGWALYTESMGKELGLYKDPYQYFGMLSAEIHRAIRLVVDTGIHSKGWTREQAIAYSLENEAEPEENIISEIERYMANPGQALSYKIGQLKIRELRSKSKEKLGDKFDIREFHNEILETGCIPLQLLEDKIDAWIESQIEE, encoded by the coding sequence ATGAACAGATTCGTTTTATTTTTCATAATAGTTTTATTAGTGTCATGTAAAGATGAAAACACTAAAAAAAATCAAGCCGCTACTGTATTAAATTTTTCTAAACTTCTAGATGGTTACAATGAAGAAGGGTATGAATTAGATCCTATGAAAGCTACAAATGCAGGAGATAATAGGTTTAATACTAAATTTCCGGATTTTTTATCTGATGAATATAAGTCTAAAAAGAAGGCTTATTACATGAAATATAAAATAGCACTAGCAGAAATTGATGAATCTCTTTTAACTGAAACAGAGAAAATGAGTAAAGCTGTTTTAGAATGGGATTGTTATATTAATCTGGAAGCTATAGCATTTAAGAAGGATTTGATGCCAATAGATCAAATGTGGTCTAAAAATTTAGATTTTAACCAATTGGCGGGAGGAACAAATGCGCAACCGTTTAAAACTGTTAAAGATTATAAAGATTGGTTAATTCGCGTAGAAGCTTATTTGGTATGGTTAAATTCGGCGAAATTAAAAATGAAAGAAGGGATAAAAACAGGTTATGTTTTGCCAAAGTCTTTGATAATAAAAGTAATTCCACAGTTTGAGTCTTTATCTGAAGGTCGTGTTGAAGATCATTTATATTTTTCTCCTATTAAGAATATACCGGAAGTTTTTACTGATGAAGAACGAAAAGAGCTTACTAAAATTTATACCGATGTGATTGCTAATAAAATTATACCGGTTCACAAGCAAATGGTAGAATTTTTAACTGGCGATTATTTGAAAAATGGAAGAACTTCAAGCGGTATTAATGACACGCCTCTGGGCGACGCTTATTATGCCCATCAAGTAAAGAAGCATACAACAACGAATATGACAGCTAATGAAATCCATGAGTTAGGTTTACGTGAAGTTGCCAGAATTCGTTCAGAAATGGAAGCTGTTAAAGAGGACGTTGGATTTGAAGGAGATTTAAAAGCTTTCTTTAATCATGTAAGAACGAGTAAAGAGTTAATGCCGTTTACTGAGCGTTCTCAAGTAATTGCTTTTTATGATAGCATTCACAAAGTTATGCAACCTCAAATTGATAAGTTATTTGGAAATCAACCAAAAACAGGATTTGAAGTTAGAAGAACGGAGCCTTTTAGAGAAAAATCTGCTGCTGCAAATTATAATGCGGGTTCTCTTGATGGAACGAGACCAGGTATTTTTTATACACCAATTCCTGATGTAGAGAAATATAATGTTTTCGATAAAGAAGACCTGTTTTTGCATGAAGCCATTCCTGGTCATCATTTTCAGATATCTTTAGCACAGGAAAATACTGAATTGCCAGATTTTAGAAAAACATTATGGTACAGTGCTTATGGCGAAGGATGGGCGTTATACACAGAATCTATGGGAAAAGAATTAGGTTTATATAAAGATCCTTATCAGTATTTTGGAATGTTAAGCGCAGAGATTCACAGAGCAATTAGGTTGGTTGTTGATACTGGGATTCATTCAAAAGGATGGACAAGAGAACAGGCTATTGCATATTCTTTAGAGAATGAAGCCGAACCAGAAGAAAATATTATTAGCGAGATAGAGCGTTATATGGCAAACCCTGGCCAAGCGTTATCCTATAAGATAGGTCAGCTGAAAATTAGAGAATTACGCTCTAAGTCTAAGGAAAAACTAGGAGATAAATTTGATATTCGTGAATTTCATAATGAAATATTAGAAACAGGATGTATTCCATTACAGTTACTAGAGGATAAGATTGATGCTTGGATAGAATCACAAATTGAAGAATAA
- the ytxJ gene encoding bacillithiol system redox-active protein YtxJ codes for MGLLNKILGGKSEAKEEKVIPWIPLNQIPQLDFIEKKSAIKTQVIFKHSTRCGISSMVMRQFVSGYDLTEKDLDLYYLDLLNYRDLSNEVGYKFQVMHESPQIIVIKNGVVLAHASHGAINEIDLSRFV; via the coding sequence ATGGGGTTATTAAATAAAATATTAGGAGGTAAAAGTGAAGCAAAAGAAGAGAAGGTGATCCCTTGGATTCCTTTAAATCAAATACCTCAATTGGATTTTATAGAAAAAAAATCTGCTATTAAAACACAGGTTATTTTTAAACACTCTACACGTTGCGGTATTAGCAGTATGGTTATGAGACAATTTGTTAGCGGATATGATTTAACCGAAAAAGACTTAGACCTGTATTATTTAGATTTACTAAATTATCGTGATCTTTCTAATGAAGTTGGTTATAAATTCCAGGTTATGCATGAATCGCCTCAAATAATAGTTATTAAAAACGGTGTCGTCCTTGCGCATGCCTCTCATGGTGCCATAAACGAAATTGATTTAAGTAGATTTGTATAA
- the clpB gene encoding ATP-dependent chaperone ClpB — MNLNNYTIKSQEAIQQAQQIAQGFSHQQIENEHLFKGVFEVDENVLPFILKKLNVNISILQQALDKQIESFSKVTGSELMLSREAGKSLNEASIIAKKMKDDFVSIEHLILAIFKSNSKIAQMLKDQGVNEKGLKAAIEELRKGEHVTSQSQEDTYNSLNKYAKNLNQLAKDGKLDPVIGRDEEIRRILQILSRRTKNNPILVGEPGTGKTAIAEGLAHRIIDGDIPENLKDKQIFALDMGALIAGAKYKGEFEERLKAVIKEVTTSDGDIVLFIDEIHTLVGAGGGQGAMDAANILKPALARGELRAIGATTLDEYQKYFEKDKALERRFQKVIVDEPDTESAISILRGIKEKYETHHKVRIKDEAIIGAVELSERYITNRFLPDKAIDLMDEAASKLRMEINSKPEELDVLDRKIMQLEIEIEAIKREKDESKLKSLRSDLANLKESRNEIYAKWKSEKEVVDNIQNTKQDIENYKLEAERAERDGDYGKVAELRYGKIKDAQEQLEVFQKQLQAQSENSLIKEEVTYDDIAEVVAKWTGIPVTKMIQSEREKLLKLETELHKRVVGQEEAIIAVSDAVRRSRAGLQNSKKPIGTFLFLGTTGVGKTELAKTLADYLFDDENAMTRIDMSEYQERHAVSRLVGAPPGYVGYDEGGQLTEAVRRKPYSVVLLDEIEKAHPDTFNILLQVLDEGHLTDNKGRIADFKNTIIIMTSNIGSHLIQERFEATKDINSAMESAKIDVLGLLKQSVRPEFLNRIDDIIMFAPLSKEDITAIVELQLKALTKMIGQQDITFDATPEAVTYLAEKGYNPEYGARPVKRVIQKEVLNALSKEILSGRVTTDSIILLDAFDDELVFRNQKLQAEYE; from the coding sequence ATGAACTTAAATAATTATACAATAAAATCTCAGGAAGCCATTCAGCAAGCCCAACAAATTGCACAAGGCTTCTCACATCAACAAATTGAAAATGAACATCTTTTTAAAGGTGTTTTTGAAGTTGACGAAAACGTATTACCATTCATTTTAAAGAAGCTGAATGTAAATATCTCAATACTTCAACAAGCTTTAGACAAACAAATAGAAAGTTTTTCCAAAGTTACTGGTAGTGAATTAATGCTGTCTAGAGAAGCAGGCAAAAGCCTTAACGAAGCATCAATTATTGCAAAAAAGATGAAAGATGACTTTGTTTCTATTGAACATCTTATTCTAGCTATTTTTAAATCGAATAGCAAGATAGCTCAAATGTTAAAAGACCAAGGCGTTAATGAAAAAGGGCTTAAAGCTGCTATTGAAGAATTACGTAAAGGAGAACATGTAACCTCGCAAAGTCAAGAAGATACATACAACTCATTAAATAAGTATGCAAAAAACCTAAACCAATTAGCAAAAGACGGAAAGTTAGACCCTGTTATTGGTCGTGATGAGGAAATACGACGTATTCTTCAAATTTTATCACGTAGAACCAAAAACAATCCAATCCTCGTTGGAGAGCCTGGAACAGGTAAAACAGCTATAGCAGAAGGTCTGGCCCATAGAATTATTGATGGTGATATTCCTGAAAACCTAAAAGACAAGCAGATTTTTGCTTTAGATATGGGCGCCCTCATTGCAGGCGCAAAATATAAAGGAGAGTTTGAAGAACGTTTAAAAGCTGTTATTAAAGAAGTTACTACCAGTGATGGTGATATTGTGTTGTTTATAGATGAGATTCACACCTTGGTAGGTGCTGGTGGCGGACAAGGAGCCATGGATGCAGCAAATATTCTAAAACCTGCTTTAGCCAGAGGTGAACTTCGTGCTATTGGTGCAACAACATTAGACGAGTATCAGAAATATTTTGAAAAAGACAAAGCTTTAGAGCGTCGTTTTCAAAAAGTAATAGTAGATGAACCAGATACAGAAAGCGCCATTTCAATATTACGTGGAATTAAAGAAAAATACGAAACACACCATAAAGTTCGTATAAAAGACGAAGCCATTATTGGTGCTGTTGAATTATCAGAACGATATATAACCAATCGTTTTCTGCCGGATAAAGCCATAGATTTAATGGATGAAGCCGCTTCTAAATTACGTATGGAAATTAATTCCAAGCCTGAAGAACTTGATGTTTTAGATAGAAAGATCATGCAGTTAGAAATTGAAATTGAAGCTATTAAACGCGAGAAAGACGAATCTAAGTTAAAATCGCTTCGATCGGATCTGGCTAATTTAAAAGAATCCAGAAACGAAATCTATGCCAAATGGAAAAGCGAGAAGGAAGTTGTTGATAATATCCAAAATACAAAACAGGATATTGAAAATTATAAGTTAGAAGCAGAACGCGCAGAACGTGATGGAGACTACGGAAAAGTAGCTGAATTACGTTACGGGAAAATTAAAGACGCCCAAGAACAACTTGAAGTGTTTCAAAAACAATTACAGGCACAATCTGAAAATTCATTAATAAAAGAAGAAGTAACTTATGATGATATAGCAGAAGTTGTTGCCAAATGGACTGGAATTCCGGTAACAAAAATGATTCAAAGCGAACGTGAAAAATTGCTTAAGCTTGAAACCGAACTACATAAACGTGTCGTAGGACAAGAAGAAGCCATAATTGCAGTTAGTGATGCCGTTAGAAGAAGTCGAGCAGGTTTACAAAATTCGAAAAAACCAATTGGTACGTTCCTTTTTCTTGGAACAACCGGTGTTGGTAAAACTGAATTAGCGAAAACCTTGGCTGATTATCTTTTTGATGATGAAAATGCGATGACCCGTATCGATATGAGCGAATATCAAGAACGACATGCTGTAAGCAGATTAGTCGGTGCGCCTCCAGGATATGTTGGATATGATGAAGGCGGACAATTAACCGAAGCTGTAAGACGCAAACCTTACTCTGTAGTTCTTTTAGATGAAATTGAAAAAGCACATCCTGATACTTTTAATATTTTACTACAAGTATTAGATGAGGGACATTTAACTGATAACAAAGGGCGCATAGCAGATTTTAAAAACACAATTATTATAATGACCTCAAACATAGGAAGTCATTTAATACAAGAACGTTTTGAAGCAACTAAAGATATTAATTCTGCAATGGAATCGGCAAAAATAGATGTCTTAGGTTTATTAAAACAAAGTGTACGTCCTGAGTTTTTAAATAGAATTGATGACATCATCATGTTTGCTCCTCTTAGTAAAGAAGACATAACAGCCATTGTTGAATTGCAATTAAAAGCACTTACAAAAATGATAGGGCAGCAAGATATTACTTTTGATGCAACACCAGAAGCGGTAACTTACTTAGCTGAAAAAGGATATAATCCGGAATATGGTGCAAGACCTGTAAAACGGGTTATTCAAAAAGAAGTTTTAAATGCTTTGAGTAAAGAAATATTATCGGGAAGAGTGACTACAGATAGCATTATTTTATTAGATGCTTTCGATGATGAACTGGTTTTTAGAAATCAAAAACTACAAGCTGAATATGAATAG
- a CDS encoding TetR/AcrR family transcriptional regulator, with translation MTTKAELTSQYILEIVAPIFNKNGYAATSLSDVTKATGLTKGAIYGNFKNKEDLAIASFVFTVKNMLKRIGEHLSNSDSPIKKLYLITDFYRNYYDYSKKLGGCPVINIGVDANNQNSLLLQKVRQVIERIQDQVTTIIEEGIEAGEISSEINALYFARRLDTMIQGAIFMTYTMDDDFYIQDTMDLIDRMIDKELKI, from the coding sequence ATGACAACAAAAGCAGAACTCACATCACAATATATATTGGAAATAGTTGCTCCTATTTTTAATAAAAATGGTTATGCTGCAACTAGTTTAAGTGATGTCACCAAAGCCACAGGTCTAACTAAAGGTGCTATTTACGGCAATTTTAAAAACAAGGAAGATTTAGCCATTGCCTCTTTTGTGTTTACCGTAAAAAATATGCTTAAACGAATTGGTGAACATTTGTCCAACAGTGATTCTCCTATTAAAAAGTTATATCTTATAACTGATTTTTATAGAAATTACTATGACTATAGTAAAAAACTTGGTGGTTGTCCTGTTATAAATATTGGTGTTGACGCTAATAATCAGAACAGTCTTTTACTTCAAAAAGTTAGACAAGTTATAGAACGCATTCAAGATCAAGTAACAACAATAATTGAGGAAGGTATAGAAGCTGGAGAAATTTCATCAGAAATAAATGCCCTATATTTTGCTAGACGACTAGACACCATGATACAAGGAGCTATATTTATGACTTATACCATGGATGATGATTTTTATATTCAAGACACTATGGACTTAATAGACAGAATGATAGATAAAGAGCTTAAAATATAA
- a CDS encoding acyl-CoA thioesterase, translating into MSELLNVLESKTKIRFQDCDPFNHLNNGSYTNYFMNHREDVLMKHYDIDIYKMAKQHGKSWVSSSNQIAYLKPAFLMETVTFESQLIHFTDSELHVEMRMYDGDKSHLKAIIWSGFVHFNLLKQKREIHTEDLMQLFENVNNPVNAFTFEERLIQMKSNLVKET; encoded by the coding sequence ATGAGCGAACTTTTAAACGTTTTAGAGAGCAAAACAAAAATTAGATTTCAAGACTGCGACCCATTTAATCATTTAAATAACGGAAGTTACACAAATTATTTCATGAATCACCGAGAAGATGTACTTATGAAACATTATGACATCGACATTTATAAGATGGCAAAACAACATGGAAAAAGCTGGGTTTCAAGCAGCAATCAAATTGCTTATTTAAAACCAGCATTTTTAATGGAAACCGTTACTTTTGAATCACAATTAATACACTTTACAGACAGTGAATTACATGTAGAAATGCGTATGTATGATGGAGACAAAAGTCATTTAAAAGCTATCATTTGGTCTGGTTTTGTGCATTTTAACTTGTTAAAACAAAAACGAGAAATACATACTGAGGATTTAATGCAACTTTTTGAAAATGTTAACAACCCCGTGAACGCTTTTACTTTTGAAGAACGTCTTATTCAAATGAAATCCAATCTTGTTAAAGAAACTTAA
- the deoC gene encoding deoxyribose-phosphate aldolase — MDIYKYIDYTLLNPTSTERNIIDLCHVAKRYGFYSVCVSSSYVSLAKQLLEKTNVKICSVIGFPLGSMATASKVYEAKQAIHDGADEIDMVINLGFLKSKNYVSVFKDISDVKLAIGKKPLKVIVEVSELNKNEIIKACEISLDANVDYIKTSSGFSKGGATLTVVKIIKKTVKDRIKICASGDIKDVETAKKYIDIGVSRINVSSDFKIKQTA; from the coding sequence ATGGATATTTACAAGTATATTGATTATACACTTTTAAACCCTACTTCAACAGAACGAAACATTATAGATTTATGCCATGTAGCAAAAAGATATGGTTTTTATTCTGTATGTGTTAGTAGTTCCTACGTTTCTTTAGCAAAACAATTACTAGAAAAAACAAATGTTAAAATTTGTTCAGTTATCGGGTTTCCTCTTGGGTCTATGGCTACTGCATCCAAAGTTTATGAAGCAAAACAAGCTATTCATGATGGAGCTGATGAAATTGACATGGTTATTAATCTTGGATTTCTTAAAAGTAAAAATTATGTGTCCGTTTTTAAAGATATCAGCGATGTTAAACTTGCTATAGGGAAAAAGCCTTTAAAAGTTATTGTTGAAGTTTCTGAATTAAATAAAAATGAAATTATAAAAGCTTGTGAAATTTCTCTGGATGCCAATGTAGATTATATCAAAACATCCAGTGGGTTTTCAAAAGGTGGTGCTACATTAACTGTAGTTAAGATTATAAAAAAGACCGTTAAGGATCGTATTAAAATATGTGCATCAGGAGACATTAAGGATGTTGAAACCGCTAAAAAATATATTGATATAGGTGTTAGTAGAATTAATGTTTCATCAGATTTTAAGATAAAACAGACTGCGTAA
- the deoC gene encoding deoxyribose-phosphate aldolase — protein sequence MKPINKYIDHTLLKATATVKDIIKLCEEAIQHQFFSVCVNSCYVSLAKEELLNSNVKICSVVGFPLGAMSTKAKVTEATLALKDGADEIDMVINIGLLKSKNFDGVLKDIVAVKKCMPNHTLKVILETCYLQELEIIKASELAIKAGADFIKTSTGFGPSGATLNDVKLMKNACVNYTKVKASGGIKDYKTAIEYINLGVDRLGTSSGISILKGTSSNSNY from the coding sequence ATGAAACCTATAAATAAATACATAGATCACACACTTCTAAAAGCAACAGCGACAGTAAAAGACATCATTAAATTATGTGAAGAGGCGATTCAGCACCAATTTTTTTCTGTTTGCGTAAATAGTTGTTATGTTTCCTTAGCTAAAGAAGAATTACTAAACAGCAATGTTAAAATTTGTAGCGTTGTTGGTTTTCCTTTGGGTGCTATGAGTACTAAAGCCAAAGTTACTGAAGCCACCTTGGCCTTAAAAGATGGGGCAGATGAAATTGATATGGTTATTAATATTGGTTTATTAAAAAGTAAAAACTTTGATGGTGTTTTAAAAGATATTGTAGCTGTAAAAAAATGTATGCCTAACCACACCTTAAAAGTTATTTTAGAAACATGTTACCTTCAAGAATTAGAAATAATTAAAGCTAGTGAGCTTGCCATAAAAGCAGGTGCTGATTTTATAAAAACGTCTACAGGGTTTGGACCTAGCGGAGCTACATTAAATGATGTAAAACTTATGAAAAATGCTTGTGTAAACTATACTAAAGTAAAGGCCTCTGGTGGCATAAAAGATTATAAAACAGCTATAGAATATATCAATTTAGGAGTTGATCGTCTAGGGACTTCATCTGGAATTAGTATCCTAAAAGGTACTTCCTCTAATTCAAACTATTAA
- the deoD gene encoding purine-nucleoside phosphorylase, which translates to MSLHIEAKKGDIAETILLPGDPLRAKWIAETFFENPVCFNKIRNMYGYTGTYNGKRISVMGTGMGVPSTTIYAHELITEYGVKNLIRVGSAGSYQKHVKIRDIVLAMAASSSSGINKLRFGGADYAPTASFDLFQKAVETARKKSIPLKAGNVFTSDEFYEDDFDSYKKWSEFGVLCVEMETAGLYTVAAKHHVNALTILTISDSLVTKERTTSKERETTFKEMIEIALELA; encoded by the coding sequence ATGAGTTTACACATAGAAGCAAAAAAAGGAGACATTGCAGAAACCATTTTACTTCCAGGGGATCCTTTAAGAGCTAAGTGGATTGCTGAAACTTTTTTTGAAAACCCTGTGTGTTTCAACAAAATAAGAAATATGTATGGCTATACCGGAACTTATAACGGTAAACGTATTTCCGTAATGGGAACAGGTATGGGCGTACCTTCTACTACTATTTATGCGCATGAACTTATTACAGAATATGGCGTTAAAAATTTAATCCGTGTTGGCAGTGCCGGATCATACCAAAAACATGTGAAAATTAGAGATATTGTTTTGGCTATGGCGGCTTCTTCTAGCTCTGGTATTAATAAATTGCGATTTGGTGGTGCAGACTATGCCCCAACTGCGAGCTTTGATTTGTTTCAGAAGGCAGTAGAAACCGCTAGGAAAAAAAGTATTCCATTAAAAGCCGGAAATGTTTTCACTTCTGATGAATTTTATGAAGATGATTTCGATTCTTATAAAAAATGGTCTGAATTTGGAGTATTATGTGTAGAAATGGAAACTGCTGGTTTATATACTGTTGCTGCAAAACATCATGTTAACGCCTTAACTATTCTAACCATTTCTGACTCTTTAGTGACTAAAGAAAGGACTACCAGTAAAGAACGCGAAACCACGTTTAAAGAAATGATAGAAATCGCATTGGAACTAGCATAA
- a CDS encoding 5-oxoprolinase subunit C family protein, whose protein sequence is MIRVLKTGLYSSIQDLGRHGYQDYGVPYSGVMDVYSASIANILLGNDVHAAVIEITMTGPILEFNCETSICISGADISPKINGTSIKLNKPILVKSGDVVSFGKLVSGFRSYLAVLGGFKTENVMNSYSMYQGITKQSTLFKNDELLIDTSLKGLGMKHAAIKVIKGHTTNQIEVFKGPEFYKLTKAQQDILVTQGFTISKENNRMAYQLNEPLANNLESIITSSVLPGTVQLTPSGKLIILMRDCQTTGGYPRVLQLKEASINILAQKFTGNTIYFNLM, encoded by the coding sequence ATGATTAGGGTTTTAAAAACAGGCTTATATTCCTCTATTCAAGATTTAGGTCGTCATGGCTATCAGGATTATGGGGTACCATATTCTGGAGTTATGGATGTTTATTCGGCATCTATAGCAAATATACTATTAGGAAACGATGTGCATGCAGCAGTCATTGAAATAACAATGACAGGCCCTATATTAGAGTTCAATTGCGAAACAAGTATTTGTATCTCTGGAGCAGACATATCTCCAAAAATAAATGGAACCTCAATAAAATTAAATAAGCCAATTTTAGTAAAAAGTGGTGATGTTGTGTCTTTTGGTAAGCTTGTTTCTGGGTTCAGGTCTTATTTAGCTGTTTTGGGTGGTTTTAAGACTGAAAATGTTATGAATAGTTACAGTATGTACCAAGGCATAACAAAGCAATCTACGTTATTTAAAAACGATGAGCTGCTAATTGATACATCATTAAAAGGTCTAGGTATGAAGCATGCTGCAATTAAAGTTATAAAGGGGCATACTACTAATCAGATTGAAGTTTTTAAAGGACCGGAATTTTATAAACTCACAAAAGCTCAGCAAGATATATTAGTAACACAAGGATTTACAATCTCTAAGGAAAACAATAGAATGGCATACCAATTAAACGAGCCGTTAGCGAATAATTTAGAGTCTATAATTACATCATCGGTACTGCCAGGAACTGTGCAATTAACACCTTCAGGAAAGCTTATTATTCTAATGAGAGATTGTCAAACTACTGGAGGGTACCCAAGAGTTTTGCAATTAAAGGAAGCTTCTATTAATATTTTAGCACAAAAATTTACAGGAAATACGATATATTTTAATCTTATGTAG